The stretch of DNA CCTGCTGTGCTTTTTTATAATAAGCATCATAATAACCAGAACTTAGTGCAAAGGTGCCGAGCATGATTCTTCGTTTTACCTCATCACCAAAGCCTTCCGATCTAGATTTCTTATATAAATCAAGTAAATTATCTGCATTCGGTGTCCGATAGCCATAACGAACACCATCAAAACGCGCTAGGTTTGCAGATGCTTCTGAAGAAGAAAGCAAATAATACGCTGCTAATGCATATTTAGAATGAGGCAAGGATACTTCTTCCCAAACAGCCCCTTGTTTTTCAAGCACTTTTAATGCATCAAGGACGGACTGACGAACCGTTTCATTCACACCCTCACCAAGATACTCTTTAGGTACAGCAATTTTTAACCCTTTTACATCGCCCGTTAATGCCGAGACGAAATTAGGTACATCCACACTCGCTGATGTCGAGTCCATTGGGTCTAATCCGGATATCGCCTGCAAAAGGTAGGCATTATCCTCAACACTTCTAGTTATCGGACCTATTTGATCAAGGGAAGATGCAAATGCAACGAGTCCGAAGCGAGATACACGGCCATATGTTGGTTTTAATCCAACAACTCCACAAAAGGCTGCTGGCTGACGTATCGATCCTCCTGTATCTGAACCTAGAGAAAACAGGACTTCACCGGCTGCAACAGAAGCTGCTGAACCACCTGAAGAACCTCCTGGGACTCTATCAAGATCCCATGGATTGCGTGTCTTTTGATAATGGGAATTTTCGTTTGAAGATCCCATTGCAAACTCATCCATGTTTAACTTTCCAATTGTTACGGTTTCCTGATGCTGAAGTTTCTGAATAACAGTTGCATCATAAATCGGACTAAAGTTTTCTAAAATCTTACTAGCACAGGTTGTCCGAAGTCCTTTTGTGACAATGTTGTCTTTTATGCCAATCGGCATTCCAAATAACAAGTTATTTTGGGTGTTGGCATTAAGTTTCTCATCTAGTAAGTTGGCAGTTTGTCTAGCCTTTTCTTCATCCAATGTTAAAAAAGCTTGGACCTTTCCATCCACCTGAGCGATTCGTTTATACGACTCGTCAACAAGATCAGTAACTTTTAGTTCCTTTTTATGTAACAGTTCATGGAGATCTGAAACCTTATAATCAAATAAACTCACTTATTTTTCCCCCTACTCTCCGATGATCGCTGGAACTCTAATTTGACCATCTTGATGGTCTGGTGCATTTTTTAATACTTCTTCACGCGGCAATCCTTCTTGCTTGATGTCTTCACGGAAGATATTTTTCATATCCAGGACATGATAGGTTGGTTCAACGTTCTCTGTATCTAATTCATTTAACTGTTCCGCAAACGTTATTATTGCATCCAATTGTTTTGTGAATTTTTCCGTTTCTTCTTCTGTTATCGCCAATCTAGCAAGGTTTGCTACGTGCTTAACTTGCTCATTTGTGATACGTGA from Neobacillus sp. CF12 encodes:
- the gatC gene encoding Asp-tRNA(Asn)/Glu-tRNA(Gln) amidotransferase subunit GatC; this translates as MSRITNEQVKHVANLARLAITEEETEKFTKQLDAIITFAEQLNELDTENVEPTYHVLDMKNIFREDIKQEGLPREEVLKNAPDHQDGQIRVPAIIGE
- the gatA gene encoding Asp-tRNA(Asn)/Glu-tRNA(Gln) amidotransferase subunit GatA is translated as MSLFDYKVSDLHELLHKKELKVTDLVDESYKRIAQVDGKVQAFLTLDEEKARQTANLLDEKLNANTQNNLLFGMPIGIKDNIVTKGLRTTCASKILENFSPIYDATVIQKLQHQETVTIGKLNMDEFAMGSSNENSHYQKTRNPWDLDRVPGGSSGGSAASVAAGEVLFSLGSDTGGSIRQPAAFCGVVGLKPTYGRVSRFGLVAFASSLDQIGPITRSVEDNAYLLQAISGLDPMDSTSASVDVPNFVSALTGDVKGLKIAVPKEYLGEGVNETVRQSVLDALKVLEKQGAVWEEVSLPHSKYALAAYYLLSSSEASANLARFDGVRYGYRTPNADNLLDLYKKSRSEGFGDEVKRRIMLGTFALSSGYYDAYYKKAQQVRTLIKRDFENVFEKFDVIIGPTTPTPAFKIGENIDDPLTMYANDILTIPVNLAGVPAISVPCGFDNGLPLGLQIIGKHFDEETIFRVAHVFEQTTDYHKKKPGL